A window of the Dermatophagoides farinae isolate YC_2012a chromosome 2, ASM2471394v1, whole genome shotgun sequence genome harbors these coding sequences:
- the SMC6 gene encoding structural maintenance of chromosomes 6: MASFYKSTMAANSAINSNQNDIHNGDIGHIREILLKNFMCHKHFHLQFGPRINFIVGQNGSGKSAILIGIVLGLGGRASCTNRGSGLSLFIKNGESRAQITLKIANFIDGKSTDESYKYDRYGKTIIVERTISINGTSSYKLKSESGKIISEKKEELDNILSHFCIFIDNPICVLTQEISKNFLNSKNASDKFKFFIKATQIEETKRLYDSCKEDYEYSKKKIAEKDELLKSYNEKLEKYRKEVNTIEKLRNNVNLMKQLNNELHWACINEYYKELNENIAKLDDNKKNIEKYDNERNDIQQEINEINQQKAELDERLHNFTSMVKQAQNDSHMAKKESEDMRSQLIKKESEMNVVKKELSKCRSEINGIRKRIDGIETNSQECQHLNIEDLIKKLDEEMTSKKSKNQSLKLKLIELQQLKDQQVNEKIHIEEEVRKNQAQMKVNQSEILRLRSVENNRLGRYGPKYTELNKQIDLLHKNKKFKHKPFGPIGEYIRLNDNKAAYAVEIFLKRMLFAYVVDNDADACILKDLVSRLFRGDLLSKPSIIIRKFVPLHNVSRSQAISPNYKNFLQLLNIKREDDPVANCLIDHQKVEQVLYIPNYREAQHILSRRELVPNNCIRCYTSDGDLMYPSTNHSDYKSYPNRNQNKFARILVENHTQTIENCRKQIDFLQEKIENLCHQLREQNRLIEENKKEIAMISHEISQCEIEQHDLESQRSELEAKAAIKPVEAVALKDEVFKLEEEQIELKNQLQKLAIVRDDLKNKYNELLKKCDDKQQEYENLRESRDPITEKIEKLNDKQRVLMNRSEKKTNDYEKLLDSKSKLENEIKVHQQKLHEEEQLALEETETRIETTRSSAEIGKEISDIEKYLEINKHIMDPKVQEQTFESFYKLQQSTSNVKIELDALNTYFSKLETSSKSRETAYHMLISYIEKMVNIHFQEFLKHKEFEGYIDIKFHESSNSNSESEAKRKAKTLDLVIRPHKSLSQSQYKSSQEIHSFSNTKSLSGGERSFSTVAFIISLWQVCPSPFRILDEVDVFMDMVTRHITLDSLVEFAATKSNKQFIFLSPLSLQQFNHSQFIKIFQMPEPARK, encoded by the exons atggcaTCTTTTTATAAAAGTACGATGGCCGCAAATAGTGCTAtcaattcgaatcaaaatgacATCCACAACGGTGATATTGGACATATCCGTGAAAtacttttgaaaaatttcatgtgTCATAAACATTTCCATTTGCAATTTGGACCtagaatcaatttcattgtcgGACAAAATGGAA GTGGAAAATCGGCAATACTAATAGGAATTGTACTAGGTCTTGGTGGCCGTGCAAGTTGTACGAATCGTGGTTCTGGCCTTTCACTGTTCATTAAAAATGGTGAATCGCGAGCCCaaataacattgaaaatagCCAACTTTATTGATGGAAAATCAACAGATGAAAGCTATAAATATGATCGATACGGTAAAACTATTATTGTTGAACGTACAATCAGCATAAATGGTACAAGTTCctataaattgaaatcagAATCTGGAAAGATTATTTcagaaaagaaagaagaatTGGATAATATTCTGTCCcatttttgcatttttatcGATAATCCAATTTGTGTTCTTACACaagaaatttcaaaaaatttcctcAATTCCAAAAATGCTTCggacaaatttaaatttttcatcaaagcCACCCAGATTGAAGAAACGAAACGATTGTATGATAGTTGTAAAGAAGATTATGAAtattctaaaaaaaagattgcg GAAAAAGACGAATTGCTTAAATCTTACAAcgaaaaattagaaaaatatCGTAAAGAAGTTAACACAATCGAAAAACTACGAAACAATGTGAATCTCATGAAACaattaaataatgaattacATTGGGCTTGTATTAATGAATACTataaagaattgaatgaaaatattgcaaaattggatgataataaaaagaatatagaaaaatatGATAACGAAAGGAACGATATTCAAcaagaaataaatgaaattaatcaacaaaaagcCGAACTAGATGAACGTTTGCATAATTTTACTTCAATGGTCAAACAAGCACAAAATGATTCTCATATGGCAAAAAAGGAATCAGAGGATATGCGATctcaattgattaaaaaagaaTCGGAAATGAATGTTGTTAAAAAAGAGTTGAGTAAATGTCGTTCAGAAATCAATGGTATTCGTAAAAGGATCGATGGAATCGAAACGAACAGCCAAGAATGTCAACATTTAAATATCGAGGATCTTATCAAAAAACTTGATGAAGAAATGACAAgtaaaaaatccaaaaatcaatcattaaaattaaaattgattgaattgcaACAACTCAAGGATCAACAggttaatgaaaaaattcatatcgaAGAAGAGGTTCGAAAAAATCAAGCTCAAATGAAAGTTAATCAAAGTGAGATTCTTCGTTTAAGAAGTGTTGAAAACAATCGTTTGGGACGTTATGGTCCCAAATATactgaattgaataaacaaattgatttattacataaaaacaaaaaatttaaacacaAACCATTCGGACCTATTGGTGAATATATCCGATTAAACGACAATAAAGCTGCATATGCTGTTGAAATCTTTCTGAAAAGGATGCTTTTTGCCTATGTTGTCGATAATGATGCTGATGCTTGTATCCTAAAAGATCTCGTTAGTCGATTATTCAGAGGGGATTTACTGAGTAAACCCTCAATAATTATAAGAAAATTTGTTCCATTACATAATGTATCCAGATCTCAAGCAATTTCACctaattataaaaattttcttcaattattgaatatcAAACGTGAAGATGATCCGGTTGCCAATTGCCTTATCGATCATCAGAAAGTCGAACAAGTTCTTTATATTCCTAATTACCGCGAAGCACAACATATTTTGTCTCGACGAGAATTGGTACCGAACAACTGTATCCGCTGCTATACATCCGATGGGGATTTAATGTATCCATCGACAAATCATAGTGATTACAAATCATATCCTAACAGAAATCAGAATAAGTTTGCAAGAATTTTAGTCGAAAATCATACGCAAACTATTGAAAATTGTcgtaaacaaattgattttctccaagaaaaaattgaaaatttatgtCATCAACTTCGTGAACAAAATCGTTTGATAGAGGAGAATAAAAAGGAAATCGCAATGATTTCACATGAAATTAGTCAATGCGAAATTGAACAACATGATTTGGAAAGTCAACGTTCTGAATTGGAG gCAAAAGCTGCCATCAAACCGGTAGAGGCTGTAGCCTTAAAAGATGAGGTTTTCAAACTAGAAGAGGAACAAATTGAACTGAAAAATCAACTCCAGAAACTTGCGATTGTACGTGATGAccttaaaaataaatataacgagttattgaaaaaatgtgatgacaaacaacaagaatatgAAAATCTTCGAGAATCTCGTGATCCCATTaccgaaaaaattgaaaaattaaatgataaacaaagaGTTCTTATGAATAGAtcagaaaagaaaactaaTGATTACGAAAAATTATTGGATTCGAAATCAAAGctggaaaatgaaatcaaagtTCATCAGCAAAAACTTCATGAAGAGGAACAATTGGCATTAGAAGAGACCGAAACAagaattgaaacaacaagaagTTCGGCAGAAATTGGAAAAGAAATTAGTGATATAGAAAAATAtcttgaaataaataaacacatAATGGATCCAAAAGTTCAAgaacaaacatttgaatcCTTTTACAAACTACAACAATCGACTAGCAATGTCAAGATTGAATTGGATGCTTTAAATAcatatttttccaaattgGAAACATCAAGCAAATCTCGTGAGACTGCTTATCATATGTTGATAtcatatatagaaaaaatggtcaacattcattttcaagaaTTCCTGAAACATAAAGAATTCGAAGGATATATTGATATCAAGTTTCATGAATCATCTAATAGTAATAGTGAAAGCGAAGCAAAACGTAAAGCAAAAACATTGGATCTTGTCATAAGACCACATAAATCTttatcacaatcacaatATAAATCGAGTCAAGAAATTCATAGCTTTTCAAATACGAAAAGTTTGTCCGGTGGCGAACGTTCATTTTCTACCGTTGCTTTCATTATATCTTTATGGCAGGTTTGTCCATCACCATTCCGAATTCTTGATGAAGTTGATGTTTTCATGGACATGGTCACAAGACATATCACATTGGATAGTTTGGTTGAATTCGCTGCTACTAAATCGAATAAACAATTCATCTTTctttcaccattatcattacaacaATTTAATCACAGtcaatttattaaaatttttcaaatgccTGAACCGGcaagaaaataa
- the LOC124494768 gene encoding uncharacterized protein LOC124494768: MSIYNILFYLMAKIIHFIYDYILLFKLWNFIWKRFTYFVFNSCSIVQLFTMLSERKLNLNEFIEIIERIDQHERIIKNLSDRVEKLEWDLNRCLCKGSNLHEQINLSDISIDDSNVKTMEVMNIPIPPPPPPPPPKEFNFTSTPNPVFVSQQKIQFNGGFDQNEDDFVSNKKQRLFLDDLIQQRKLLRKITRNSLLGINDHRNLINQSLNDMVQNALKRKFANINHSSTMTSMDESQFSDRNEFSM, from the exons ATGTCGATTTATAATATCTTATTTTATCTTATGgccaaaattattcatttcatttatgatTATATTCTGCTATTTAAATTGTGGAATTTTATTTGGAAACGTTTCACTTATTTTGTCTTTAATTCCTGTTCTATTGTGCAATTATTTACAATG CTATCCGaacgaaaattaaatttaaacgaatttattgaaatcatCGAACGTATAGATCAACATGAAAGgattatcaaaaatttatcCGATCGTGTGGAAAAATTGGAATGGGATCTTAATCGTTGTCTTTGTAAAGGAAGCAATCTTCATGAGCAGATCAATCTAAGTGAcatatcgattgatgattcgaatgtCAAGACTATGGAAGTAATGAATATTCCAATACCGcctccaccaccaccaccaccaccgaaagaattcaatttcactAGTACTCCTAATCCAGTTTTTGTATCACAgcagaaaattcaattcaacggTGGctttgatcaaaatgaagaCGATTTcgtttcgaataaaaaacaaag ACTATTTCTTGATGATCTAATTCAACAACGTAAATTATTGCGAAAAATTACTCGAAATTCGTTACTAGGTATCAATGATCATCGAAATCttataaatcaatcattaaacGATATGGTACAGAATGCtttgaaacgaaaatttgCC AATATCAATCATTCCAGCACAATGACATCAATGGATGAAAGTCAATTTTCCGACCGAAACGAATTCAGTATGtaa
- the LOC124498766 gene encoding uncharacterized protein LOC124498766, with amino-acid sequence MILKLCSRSVVLKTLILSSSKRLYHGSRIDQKVIDYLSKFPDTYEQKECEKFWSSIWEQRELFVIKDTEPKFRLLLPPPNITGSLHLGHSLTVAIQDALCRYHRMNDKIVKWYGGTDHAGIATQIIIEKILWAKYAKTKQDISREEFGAIIEKWKKERIDEIERQLKSLGVSIDFQSNYFTLSPEMSRNVNEAFIELFNRGMIYRASYMVNWSYYLQSTLSDIEIEHKFISGPTEYKVPGCNESFQLGVIHYFKYPLENIDSNDFVTIATTRLESIMGDVALAVHPDDTRYSHLIGKFAFNPFTNEKMPIIAEESVKPDFGTGVLKLTPAHSFVDHEIALRHNLPSKTIFNDQGFIDCEYKPLNNVHRYSAKELVKQELEKRNLYCGLKEHGHWLPICSRSGDIIESRIVPQWFLKTDEARYAAEFVANRDNLSESSKEVWKQISKNLDEHSRNMAIIPSGYRNTWKDWFSRYKDWCISRQIYWGHQIPAYEVILDSKPTNIWIAAMSEEQALNVACEKHGFKKEEIEIRRDQDVLDTWFSSALLPLAVTGWFQSNSFQDLPLSLMETGHDIIFFWVARMTLISLMLSGRIPFDKVLLHGMICDEKGKKMSKSRANVVDPLHLIEGASFDQILQQNKDYLDSGLITREKFTQVMNRLIKTLPKGIPICGADILRLSLLQSRFKEQNVKFDLKNAIKKRVFANKMHQTIRFILINLTNEFKETPTFLVNDTLSKVDKWILCKLADLVNHCRFTFDSYDLHHSAKQIEQFWIDNLCDVYLESIKKDIVGKTESYEKSMNVMLYVIRQALKLIHPFMPFITENLYQQLEYRLTSDYSYRSILESEYPKIQDDPVLVHFDRSIDKDMEKVIEITKKIRWFKQNFHIPKDSAIEKIRIASLYENLSDFQSLIESFIRIDICPIEFVNLYDIYKYDDDDCYCVKVDIDSKIRSIRSDDSSSTTDSDEEKENLTANNSLKWNEIYILFSINREQLKLKLTEKFKNSQTNKCDQLMADMDLFHFENFTKNYKKSTKIIS; translated from the exons atgatATTGAAACTTTGTAGTCGTTCTGTTGttttgaaaacattgataCTTTCAAGTTCAAAAAGGCTTTATCATGGATCAAGAATCGACCAAAAAGTAATCGATTATTTATCCAAATTTCCAGATAcatatgaacaaaaagaatgtgaaaaattttggtcATCCATATGGGAACAGCGTGAATTATTTGTCATTAAGGATACGGAGCCAAAATTTCGTCTtttattaccaccaccaaacaTCACTGGTTCATTGCATTTAg GTCATTCATTGACTGTTGCAATTCAGGATGCTTTATGTCGAtatcatcgaatgaatgataaaattgtcAAGTGGTATGGTGGTACCGATCATGCAGGAATTGCCACTCAgattatcatcgaaaaaatccTATGGGCCAAATATGCTAAAACTAAGCAGGATATCTCTCGAGAAGAATTCGGTGCTATCATTGAGAAGTGGAAAAAAGAACGAATTGATGAGATTGAAAGGCAGCTTAAATCGCTAGGtgtttcgattgattttcaatccaaTTATTTTACGTTATCACCAGAAATGTCTAGAAATGTAAATGAAGcttttattgaattatttaaTCGTGGAATGATATATCGAGCATCTTATATGGTCAATTGGTCATACTATCTGCAATCAACATTGTCGGATATCGAAATTGAACATAAATTCATATCTGGTCCAACAGAATATAAAGTACCTGGCTGTAATGAATCTTTTCAGCTCGGTGTTATACATTATTTCAAATATCCACtagaaaatattgattcaaacGATTTTGTTACGATAGCAACTACAAGACTTGAATCAATTATGGGCGATGTAGCCCTTGCTGTTCATCCCGATGATACACGTTATTCACATCTTATAGGAAAATTTGCATTTAATCCATttaccaatgaaaaaatgccAATTATAGCTGAAGAAAGTGTAAAACCTGATTTTGGCACCGGTGTACTTAAATTAACTCCGGCACATAgttttgttgatcatgaaATTGCCCTTCGACATAATCTACCATCAAAaaccattttcaatgatcaagGTTTTATTGACTGTGAATATAAACCATTGAACAATGTACATCGATACTCAGCTAAAGAGTTAGTCAAACAAGAACTTGAAAAACGTAATCTCTATTGTGGCTTGAAAGAACATGGACATTGGCTGCCGATTTGTTCTCGAAGTGGTGACATAATTGAATCGCGCATTGTGCCACAATGGTTTCTGAAAACAGATGAGGCTCGATATGCTGCCGAATTTGTAGCTAATCGTGACAATCTTTCTGAATCATCCAAAGAAGTTTGGAAACAAATAAGTAAAAATTTAGATGAACATAGTCGAAACATGGCCATCATTCCATCAGGATATCGAAACACATGGAAAGATTGGTTTAGCCGCTATAAAGATTGGTGCATTTCTCGTCAGATTTATTGGGGACATCAAATACCTGCATATGAAGTTATACTTGATTCGAAGCCAACAAATATTTGGATAGCTGCAATGAGCGAAGAACAAGCTTTGAATGTTGCTTGTGAGAAACATGGTttcaaaaaagaagaaatcgAAATACGTCGTGATCAAGATGTCCTAGACACTTGGTTCTCATCGGCATTATTGCCACTTGCCGTAACCGGGTGGTTTCAATCGAATTCTTTTCAAGACCTTCCACTTTCATTAATGGAAACTGGTCATGATATTATTTTCTTCTGGGTAGCAAGAATGACtttaatttcattaatgTTATCTGGACGCATACCATTCGATAAAGTTTTATTGCATGGAATGATATGTGATgaaaaaggcaaaaaaatgtccaaatCAAGGGCCAATGTTGTTGATCCTCTTCATCTAATCGAAGGAGCTTCATTTGATCAGAttttacaacaaaataaagattATCTCGATTCTGGTTTAATAACACGCGAAAAGTTTACACAAGTTATGAATAGATTGATTAAAACTTTACCGAAGGGTATTCCCATATGTGGTGCAGACATATTACGATTATCTCTGCTTCAATCAAGATTTAAGGAACAAAATGTTAAATTTGATCTAAAAAATGCAATCAAAAAGCGTGTGTTTGCCAATAAAATGCATCAAACAATCcgttttattttgatcaatttaacgaatgaattcaaaGAAACACCAACGTTTTTGGTCAATGATACACTTTCGAAAGTGGATAAATGGATTCTATGTAAATTAGCAGATTTGGTAAATCACTGTAGATTCACATTTGATTCTTACGATCTTCATCATTCGGCCAAACAAATCGAACAATTCTGGATTGATAATTTATGTGATGTATATTTGGAAAGTATCAAAAAAGACATTGTCGGCAAAACGGAATCTTATGAAAAATCCATGAATGTTATGCTATACGTAATTCGACAAGCGCtcaaattgattcatccattcatgcCATTCATAACGGAAAATTTATATCAACAATTGGAATATCGCCTCACTTCAGATTATTCATATCGCAGCATCTTGGAATCGGAATATCCAAAAATACAAGACGATCCAgttcttgttcattttgatcgTTCCATCGACAAAGATATGGAAAAAGTCATTGaaattacgaaaaaaattcgttggttcaaacaaaatttccatATTCCAAAAGATAGTGCAATAGAAAAGATACGTATTGCTTcattatatgaaaatttatccgattttcaatcattgatcgaATCTTTTATCAGAATCGATATCTGCCCAATTGAATTCGTAAATCTTTAtgatatttataaatatgatgatgatgattgttattgTGTTAAAGTCGATATCGATAGCAAAATTCGATCCATAAGAAGTGATGATAGTTCATCCACTACCGATTCAgacgaagaaaaagaaaatttaactGCAAACAATTCGCtcaaatggaatgaaatctACATCTTATTTTCGATCAATCgtgaacaattgaaattaaaattaacagaaaaattcaaaaatagtcaaacaaacaaatgtgaCCAATTGATGGCCGATAtggatttatttcattttgaaaattttacaaaaaattataaaaaatcgacaaaaattattagctaa
- the LOC124498767 gene encoding nucleolar complex protein 4 homolog B, giving the protein MDLKMNESKSLNLIPLQEFNKITSDILQDRKNVNRIIDLIDILSNLDEIQASNLYAESLIRCLSKIWTNYIDSREMVLLKDDDTDQYSKINKFKSWLITLYESTISLFIRILENKESNYSLKLRQLCLELLMKFVEEEGKFPYRYATNNDEISFPVVLLEKIVRSLISELIYNQELIAFYSKYQYDDVIHFTMTILHKIIDENKGNDKQNLMLNIIDMLSPIRLITPEDLLPKSLQSEFRKVNKSNNDRKTLIRLCELHRIDDSDDSGNHIAKWIQLPTRKFKFNYSRDAEIYSSLWIKYFTFQLPPQVFKKSLLYLDKYAIRHFENPLLLADFLINSFQTGGIISILSLSPLYTLIHKCNLEYPNFYGQLYSLLEPAITYVKHRPRFLFWCDLFLTSTHISATIVASFAKKFARLTIISSPDTILILLPFIGNLFIRHPMIKRMLDYKQIEPEQDPFLDQEQDPEKTQALNSYMWELNLLQSHYHPEIVLLSKQISSELPRYEWNMEDILETSMDDVIDKTKTSLNDQKKFSYDLDCSLYYDL; this is encoded by the coding sequence AtggatttgaaaatgaatgaatctaaaTCTTTAAATTTAATTCCGTTACAggaattcaacaaaattacATCAGATATACTTCAAGAtcgaaaaaatgtcaatcgaatcattgaTCTAATTGATATTCTCTCAAATTTGGATGAGATTCAGGCGAGTAATCTTTACGCTGAATCATTGATACGATGTTTGTCAAAGATATGGACCAATTATATTGATTCTCGTGAAATGGTCTTGCTTAAGGATGATGATACAGATCAATATagcaaaatcaataaattcaaatcttGGCTTATTACTCTTTACGAATCAACCATCAGTctttttattcgaattttgGAAAACAAAGAATCCAACTATTCATTGAAACTGAGACAATTGTGTTTAGAATTGCTGATGAAATTTGTTGAAGAAGAAGGAAAATTCCCCTACCGTTACGcaaccaataatgatgaaataagcTTTCCTGTTGTACTTTTGGAGAAAATTGTTCGATCTCTAATCTCTGAACTAATTTATAATCAAGAATTGATTGCCTTCTATTCGAAATACCAATACGATGATGTTATTCATTTCACCATGACGATATTGCATAAGATTATTGATGAGAATAAAGggaatgataaacaaaatctAATGCTCAATATTATCGATATGCTTTCTCCTATTCGATTGATTACACCTGAAGATTTGTTGCCCAAAAGTTTACAATCAGAATTTAGGAAAGTTAACAAATCTAATAACGACCGTAAAACATTGATTCGTCTTTGTGAGCTTCATCGCAttgatgattctgatgataGTGGTAACCATATAGCTAAATGGATACAGTTACCTACAcgcaaatttaaattcaattattcacGTGATGCCGAAATCTATTCTTCATTGTGGATAAAGTATTTCACTTTTCAATTACCACCACAGGTGTTTAAAAAATCTCTTCTCTATCTTGACAAATATGCCATAAGACATTTCGaaaatccattattattggccgATTTTctaataaattcttttcaaacTGGAGGAATCATCTCAATTCTAAGTCTAAGCCCACTTTATACATTAATTCATAAATGCAATTTAGAATATCCAAATTTTTATGGCCAACTTTACAGTCTTCTAGAACCTGCAATTACTTATGTAAAACATCGACCACGATTTCTATTTTGGTGTGATTTATTTCTCACATCTACGCATATATCAGCCACAATTGTCGCTTCgtttgcaaaaaaatttgcccGTTTAACAATCATTTCAAGCCCCGACacaatattgattttattaccattcataggaaatttattcatcagaCATCCAATGATCAAACGAATGTTAGACtataaacaaattgaaccAGAACAAGATCCATTTCTTGATCAAGAACAAGATCCAGAAAAAACTCAAGCATTGAATAGCTATATGTGGGAATTGAATCTACTTCAATCACATTATCATCCTGAAATAGTTTTACTTTCCAAACAGATTAGCAGTGAATTGCCTCGTTATGAATGGAATATGGAAGATATTCTTGAAACTTCGATGGATGATGTGatagacaaaacaaaaacttcgttgaatgatcaaaaaaaattttcatatgatCTTGATTGTAGCCTTTACTATGATTTataa
- the LOC124498772 gene encoding prefoldin subunit 3 has product MSSEPIINSVGIPTAEFLQDVDAFMQKPENNSASEVIKRLDELYMKYKFMEQNLHLKKSKLLQQYPDIEKNLEILKTLKDKHTKNEEMDANYQLDYHLYTRAIVPPTDKVCLWLGANVMLEYSIQEAEELLNKNLAQAERSLKQIELDMDFLKDQITTTEVNMARVYNWDVRKRTTEQVPKNQTIDESKILE; this is encoded by the exons ATGTCATCTGAACCAATTATAAATAGTGTTGGAATTCCCACAGCTGAATTTTTg CAAGATGTTGATGCTTTTATGCAAAAACCGGAAAATAATTCGGCAAGTGAAGTAATTAAACGATTAGATGaattatatatgaaatataaattcatggaacaaaatcttcatttgaaaaagTCCAAATTATTACAACAATATCCTGACATTGAGAAGAATCTAGAGATTCTAAAAACACTCAAAGATAAACAT acaaaaaatgaagaaatggaCGCTAATTATCAACTGGATTATCATCTATACACAAGAGCAATCGTTCCACCAACAGATAAAGTTTGCCTTTGGCTTGGT GCAAATGTAATGCttgaatattcaattcaagaaGCAGAAgaattgttgaataaaaatttagcTCAAGCTGAACGATCATTAAAACAAATCGAATTGGATATGGATTTTCTCAAAGATCAGATTACAACAACCGAAGTTAATATGGCACGAGTATATAATTGGGATGTACGTAAACGAACGACCGAACAGGTaccaaaaaatcaaacgattgatgaatcaaaaatcttggaataa